A section of the Pochonia chlamydosporia 170 chromosome 2, whole genome shotgun sequence genome encodes:
- a CDS encoding valyl-tRNA synthetase, mitochondrial precursor (similar to Aspergillus terreus NIH2624 XP_001216954.1), with product MAANAANKEKKAKEKKAEEVIPPYVEDTPAGEKKRIRSFEDPNFKAYDPIAVESAWYDWWQKEGFFKPKFTPDGKVKEAGSFVIVHPPPNVTGSLHMGHALGDSLQDLMIRWNRMNGKTTLWLPGCDHAGISTQSVVEKMLWRKEGKTRHDLGRTKFVETVWEWKEDYHKRINKALTHMGGSFDWTFTMDANLSAAVVETFVRLHEEGIIYRANRLVNWCTHLNTALSNLEVDNKELTGRTLLDVPGYDKKVEFGVIVHFKYPIEGSNETVEVATTRIETMLGDTGIAVHPNDSRYKHLVGKSAVHPFIPDRKLPIIADEYVDMEFGTGAVKLTPAHDPNDFTLGQKHKLQFINILTDDGLMNENAGPYKGQKRFDVRYAIQDALKEKGLYVDKKDNAMKVPLCEKSKDVIEPIMKPQWWVRMKELAEPALEVVREGKIKIRPDTAERSYFRWLEDIQDWCISRQLWWGHRCPVYFANIEGVAKDTANDNLWFSGRTREEAEKKAAAALPAWFSSGLWPFSTLGWPNKTHDLDTLYPTTVLETGWDILFFWIARMITLGLKMTGKIPFSEVYCHSLVRDSEGRKMSKSLGNVIDPLDVISGIKLDDLHQKLYQGNLHPSEVEKATKYQKTAFPDGIPQCGADALRFTMINASTGGATKYVLGSLPNDFTPAADGIIRGKTLAERWILHKMNSAARDLNIAIADREFQKSTTIIYKYWYAELCDVYIENSKAIIRDGTEEERQSALQTLYTSLEWALTLIHPFMPYITEEMWQRMPRRPGDNTKSIMISKYPQYSPLLEDPESEAAYELVLACTKAARSLMSEYSLKENAEGKSVFVQAYNEATLKTCNAEVASIKSLSGKSVQTMHVIGPDAPRPAGCVAYPVSTSVAVFLHVKGRVDMDAEIAKAQKKLEKAKMSIQKQEKILLDPGYKEKVSAAIREGDEQRLADAKQEAVSFEETIKQFEQLKLE from the exons ATGGCTGCCAACGCCGCTaacaaggaaaagaaggccaaggagaagaaggcagaaGAAGTAATCCCACCCTATGTTGAAGATACCCCGGCcggcgagaagaagcgaaTTCGATCGTTCGAGGATCCCAATTTCAAGGCTTACGATCCTATTGCGGTTGAATCTGCATGGTACGACTGGTGGCAGAAGGAGGGCTTTTTCAAGCCAAAGTTCACTCCTGATGGCAAGGTTAAGGAAGCTGGCAGCTTCGTCATTGTCCACCCTCCTCCTAATGTTACGGGATCTTTGCACATGGGACACGCCCTGGGTGACTCACTGCAAGATCTCATGATTAGATGGAACCGAATGAACGGGAAGACAACGCTGTGGCTTCCGGGATGCGACCATGCAGGTATCTCGACTCAAAGTGTCGTCGAGAAGATGCTTTGGAGGAAGGAgggcaagaccagacatgaccTTGGCCGCACCAAGTTCGTTGAAACTGTCTGGGAGTGGAAGGAAGATTACCACAAGCGCATCAACAAGGCCTTGACGCATATGGGTGGCTCGTTTGATTGGA CTTTCACCATGGATGCCAATCTTTCCGCTGCAGTCGTTGAGACTTTCGTCCGACTCCACGAGGAAGGTATCATTTACAGAGCTAACCGACTTGTCAATTGGTGCACACACCTGAACACTGCCCTGTCCAACCTGGAAGTCGACAACAAGGAACTCACTGGCCGAACGCTACTTGATGTTCCAGGTTACGACAAGAAGGTTGAGTTTGGTGTCATCGTCCATTTCAAGTACCCAATTGAGGGCTCAAATGAAACCGTCGAAGTTGCCACCACTCGTATTGAGACTATGCTTGGTGATACGGGTATTGCTGTCCACCCCAACGATTCTCGATACAAACATCTTGTTGGCAAGAGTGCTGTCCATCCTTTTATTCCTGACAGAAAGCTGCCCATTATTGCCGATGAGTACGTCGACATGGAGTTTGGGACTGGTGCTGTTAAACTGACCCCTGCCCATGATCCCAACGATTTTACCCTGGGACAAAAACATAAGCTCCAGTTTATCAACATTCTGACGGACGATGGTTTGATGAATGAGAACGCTGGCCCATACAAAGGCCAGAAGCGCTTTGATGTCCGTTATGCGATCCAGGATGCCCTGAAGGAGAAGGGTCTTTATGTCGACAAGAAGGACAACGCTATGAAGGTCCCATTGTGCGAGAAATCAAAAGATGTCATCGAGCCCATTATGAAACCTCAATGGTGGGTTCGCATGAAGGAGCTTGCTGAACCGGCCCTAGAGGTTGTCAGAGAGGGCAAGATCaagatcagaccagacactgcGGAGAGAAGCTACTTCAGATGGTTAGAGGATATACAAGACTGGTGCATTAGCAGACAGCTGTGGTGGGGTCACCGATGCCCCGTTTACTTTGCTAACATTGAGGGAGTTGCGAAGGATACCGCAAATGACAATCTCTGGTTCTCTGGCCGAACCCGTGAggaggctgagaagaaggcagctgCTGCTCTGCCAG CATGGTTTTCCTCTGGACTCTGGCCGTTCAGCACTCTGGGCTGGCCCAACAAAACTCATGACCTGGATACCCTCTATCCTACCACCGTTCTTGAAACGGGTTGGGAtatcttgttcttctggaTTGCCCGTATGATTACTCTGGGCTTGAAGATGACCGGAAAGATCCCTTTCAGCGAAGTTTACTGTCATAGTCTGGTCCGCGATTCTGAGGGTAGAAAGATGAGTAAGAGTTTGGGCAACGTCATTGATCCTCTGGACGTAATCTCCGGTATTAAGTTGGACGACCTACACCAGAAACTCTACCAGGGCAATCTTCACCCGAGCGAGGTTGAGAAGGCCACCAAATACCAGAAGACCGCCTTCCCTGACGGTATCCCTCAGTGTGGCGCAGATGCCCTTCGCTTCACGATGATTAACGCCAGcactggcggcg CTACCAAGTACGTTCTGGGCAGCTTGCCTAACGACTTTACTCCCGCTGCAGATGGCATCATTCGGGGAAAGACCTTAGCCGAGCGATGGATTCTTCACAAGATGAACAGCGCTGCTAGAGATCTAAACATTGCCATTGCGGACAGAGAGTTCCAAAAATCCACCACCATTATCTACAAGTACTGGTATGCGGAGCTTTGCGATGTCTACATTGAGAactccaaagccatcatcagaGATGGCACCGAGGAAGAGCGCCAGTCTGCTCTTCAAACTCTGTATACATCTCTAGAATGGGCTTTGACTCTCATCCACCCATTCATGCCCTATATTACGGAAGAGATGTGGCAGAGAATGCCCCGACGGCCTGGCGATAACACCAAGTCTATCATGATCTCCAAGTATCCTCAGTACAGCCCTCTCCTGGAGGATCCGGAATCAGAGGCAGCTTATGAGCTCGTCCTGGCTTGCACCAAGGCAGCCAGATCCCTCATGTCTGAGTACTCACTCAAAGAGAATGCTGAAGGTAAGTCAG TCTTTGTCCAGGCATACAACGAGGCTACGCTGAAGACTTGCAACGCCGAAGTGGCATCTATCAAGTCCCTCAGTGGCAAGAGCGTCCAGACCATGCACGTTATTGGACCTGATGCTCCCCGCCCTGCTGGATGTGTCGCCTATCCTGTTTCCACCTCCGTTGCCGTCTTCTTGCACGTCAAGGGTCGcgttgacatggatgctgagattgccaaggcccagaagaagctggagaaggctAAGATGAGCATTCAGAAGCAGGAAAAGATTCTGTTGGACCCTGGTTACAAGGAGAAGGTCTCTGCGGCTATTCGTGAGGGTGACGAGCAGAGACTGGCTGATGCTAAGCAGGAGGCTGTCAGTTTTGAGGAGACTATCAAGCAATTTGAGCAGCTCAAATTAGAGTAG
- a CDS encoding DEAD/DEAH box helicase (similar to Neosartorya fischeri NRRL 181 XP_001267121.1) has protein sequence MPLDIEEILRQKKAADAAAAKPRFIPKAQRERMAAEQAKKDEEEKRRKITEEAQKRKQDERKWAARSNGTPSTTNGISNGPAQAPTAPRSMNQRKGDNKKGDKPNGDKKSAEDIEASLFRSRYLGPEVNQQSNFSAKKKRMRTTEKKFNFEWDLEDDTSRDNDPIYKNQTINRGGSHAGLGGEFDEEAERRARKRARLIEERDVEHGRERARGIMEDFYRARAKAKERAERTGLGRHWSEKKLEEMRERDWRIFKEDFGISTKGGAIPDPMRNWEESGLPGRLLDIVDRVGYKEPTPIQRAAIPIALQARDLIGVAVTGSGKTAAFLLPLLVYISDLPPLTEVNKNDGPYALILAPTRELVQQIETEARKFAEPLGFRCVSIVGGHSLEEQAFALRNGAEIIVATPGRLVDCIERRLLVLSQCCYIIMDEADRMIDLGFEESVNKILDALPVSNEKPDTDDAENAQLMKSYLGGRDKYRQTMMYTATMPPLVERIAKKYLRRPATATIGNAGEAVDTVEQRVEFVSGEDRRKKRLQEILSRHDFAPPIIVFVNIKRNCDAVARDIKSMGWSTVTLHGSKTQEQREAALASVRSGATQVLVATDLAGRGIDVPDVSLVVNFNMAMSIESYTHRIGRTGRAGKSGVAITFLGNEDADVMYDLRQMLSKSSISKVPDELKRHEAAQSKPVKGGGAARRDKEEASGGGGGGGGKGGW, from the coding sequence ATGCCTCTCGATATAGAAGAGATCCTACGGCAGAAAAAGGCTGCAGATGCCGCTGCTGCGAAGCCTCGCTTCATCCCAAAAGCGCAGCGAGAGCGCATGGCAGCCGAGCAAGCTaagaaagatgaagaagagaagaggcgcAAGATCACAGAGGAGGCGCAAAAACGCAAACAAGACGAGAGAAAATGGGCGGCCCGATCCAACGGAACGCCTTCTACTACGAACGGCATTTCAAATGGTCCAGCCCAAGCTCCTACGGCGCCACGATCGATGAACCAACGAAAGGGCGATAATAAGAAGGGCGACAAACCTAATGGAGATAAGAAGTCCGCAGAAGATATTGAAGCCTCGCTATTCAGGTCACGATATCTAGGGCCCGAGGTGAACCAGCAATCTAACTTTTctgcgaagaagaagcgcatGCGCACAACGGAGAAGAAGTTCAACTTTGAGTGGGATCTAGAAGATGATACGTCAAGAGACAACGACCCGATATACAAAAACCAGACTATTAACAGGGGCGGCTCCCATGCTGGCCTAGGTGGCGAattcgatgaagaagccgagaGACGGGCTCGCAAACGCGCGAGATTAATCGAAGAAAGGGACGTCGAACATGGTAGGGAACGAGCAAGAGGCATCATGGAGGACTTCTACCGGGCgcgagccaaagccaaggagaGGGCGGAGAGAACTGGACTCGGAAGGCACTGGTCGGAGAAGAAACTCGAGGAGATGCGCGAGCGAGACTGGAGAATATTCAAGGAAGACTTTGGCATCTCGACCAAGGGTGGCGCCATCCCAGATCCCATGCGAAACTGGGAGGAGTCTGGTTTACCCGGGAGATTGCTTGATATCGTGGATAGAGTGGGCTACAAGGAGCCGACGCCTATTCAAAGAGCAGCTATCCCCATCGCCCTACAGGCTCGTGACCTGATCGGTGTAGCCGTCACTGGTTCCGGTAAAACAGCAGcattcctcctccccctcctgGTATACATTTCCGATCTCCCTCCCCTCACCGAAGTCAACAAGAACGACGGTCCGTACGCACTTATCCTGGCGCCGACCCGTGAACTGGTACAGCAGATCGAGACTGAAGCCAGGAAATTCGCTGAGCCACTAGGCTTCCGCTGCGTCAGCATCGTTGGTGGTCACTCTCTTGAAGAACAAGCATTTGCTCTACGAAACGGTGCGGAAATCATTGTCGCCACACCGGGTCGTCTCGTAGACTGTATCGAGAGACGACTCCTCGTCCTCTCACAATGCTgctacatcatcatggacgaAGCCGATCGCATGATTGATCTCGGTTTCGAAGAGTCCGTCAACAAGATTCTCGACGCACTTCCCGTCAGCAACGAGAAGCCCGATACAGATGACGCCGAAAACGCGCAGCTGATGAAATCCTACCTCGGCGGGAGAGACAAATATCGACAAACGATGATGTACACGGCCACCATGCCCCCACTAGTAGAACGCATAGCGAAGAAATATCTCCGTCGTCCCGCCACAGCAACCATAGGCAACGCCGGCGAAGCAGTCGACACAGTCGAGCAGCGTGTTGAATTCGTCTCCGGCGAAGACCGCCGCAAGAAGAGACTGCAGGAGATTCTGTCCAGGCACGACTTTGCACCCcccatcatcgtctttgTCAACATCAAGAGGAACTGCGACGCTGTTGCACGAGACATCAAATCCATGGGCTGGTCCACCGTCACTCTGCACGGCTCCAAGACCCAGGAGCAGCGAGAAGCAGCGCTTGCTTCGGTGCGCTCAGGCGCAACGCAGGTCCTCGTCGCTACGGATCTTGCTGGTCGTGGCATCGACGTGCCTGACGTTTCGCTCgtcgtcaacttcaacatggctATGAGCATTGAGAGTTATACCCATCGTATTGGTCGTACTGGTCGTGCGGGCAAGAGTGGTGTGGCGATTACGTTTTTGGGCAACGAGGATGCCGATGTCATGTATGACTTGAGGCAGATGTTGAGCAAGAGCTCCATCTCAAAGGTGCCGGATGAGTTGAAGAGACATGAGGCTGCGCAGTCGAAGCCTGTCAAGGGTGGAGGAGCAGCCAGGAGGGATAAGGAAGAAGCTagtggtggaggtggtggtggcggcggtaAAGGTGGTTGGTGA
- a CDS encoding V-type ATPase, C subunit family protein (similar to Metarhizium acridum CQMa 102 XP_007807353.1): protein MTRCAHRCMLRSFAPRRYIASRRQLSTFKAADQTRFSYFLSPKDGPHDLLTKLSGNAGLENSGCHNAAVVLATPDLAKQLDDQAFCLELVKLLSSSANVSNFHLMCAVVDNITPALGDVTPLQGISVLRGHIDTLLPQLWQPGPPREKADKDSVAALTFGMGMSTLTLPLTRTTFLNNRTSTLLSSRYDLSQDKPEIKDRNEKQWQHVNIAFDRPPSSVADLGLWAPLSPVTRARRITESFGNIVRGIDVGGKSTPASTELEDSVNIMFEHRKPTQSYQGPMGVWALITPDIPEADSLLNANAPDPADVLEGKAVQRKDVESTVHYLQQQHQLGSRFYQVLSGGGGWGPKKGLLSLDPQQTHFALSEEEEMEKFMKTMDNSGFAPPGASIQFFIPTMAPPQATSCSATGVVFGVPLSTETAELDESTPKGYFVADHFGALSSHGVYLSIPTDANSSSSHESKLGIPGGRIFIANSEARPGGFFKFLGAGGLADAGTIALM from the exons ATGACGCGTTGTGCACATCGTTGTATGCTGAGAAGTTTTGCTCCTAGGCGCTACATTGCATCACGACGACAGCTATCTACCTTCAAGGCCGCTGACCAAACACGCTTCTCGTATTTTTTGTCGCCAAAG GACGGACCTCATGATCTCCTCACCAAGCTGAGTGGCAATGCTGGGTTAGAGAATTCAGGATGCCACAATGCAGCAGTTGTTCTGGCAACGCCAGATCTAGCCAAACAGCTTGACGACCAGGCATTCTGCTTAGAactcgtcaagctgctgtCATCTTCTGCAAATGTTAGCAATTTTCACCTCATGTGCGCAGTTGTCGACAACATAACACCCGCCTTGGGCGACGTTACCCCTTTGCAGGGCATCTCAGTTCTGCGAGGCCATATCGATACCTTGCTACCTCAGCTATGGCAGCCAGGCCCTCCAAGAGAAAAGGCGGACAAAGATTCAGTTGCAGCTCTCACATTCGGCATGGGAATGTCAACTCTGACACTGCCATTGACACGAACAACTTTTCTGAACAACAGAACATCCACCCTACTGAGTAGTCGTTATGATTTGTCCCAAGACAAACCGGAGATCAAAGATAGAAACGAAAAACAGTGGCAGCATGTCAACATTGCATTTGACAGACCTCCATCTTCAGTTGCCGATCTCGGATTATGGGCGCCGTTGTCACCAGTGACTCGGGCTCGGAGAATAACAGAGAGTTTTGGTAACATCGTGCGAGGCATCGATGTTGGTGGAAAATCAACCCCAGCCTCAACAGAGTTAGAAGACTCTGTAAACATCATGTTTGAGCACAGGAAGCCGACACAAAGCTATCAAGGGCCAATGGGAGTGTGGGCTCTGATCACGCCCGACATACCTGAGGCTGACTCActcctcaacgccaacgctCCTGACCCGGCAGACGTATTGGAGGGTAAAGCTGTGCAGCGAAAAGACGTTGAGTCAACAGTTCATTAcctccagcaacagcatcagcTTGGCAGCCGTTTCTATCAAGTTT TGAGCGGTGGAGGCGGTTGGGGGCCCAAGAAGGgtcttttgtctcttgatCCTCAACAGACGCATTTTGCCCTGtcagaagaggaagaaatggaaaagTTTATGAAAACCATGGATAATTCTGGCTTCGCGCCTCCTGGCGCAAGTATCCAGTTCTTCATCCCTACAATGGCTCCTCCACAAGCAACCAGTTGCTCTGCCACTGGTGTTGTATTTGGGGTTCCGTTGAGTACGGAAACAGCAGAGCTTGATGAGTCTACGCCGAAGGGATATTTTGTTGCTGACCACTTTGGGGCTCTGTCTAGTCACGGTGTCTATCTTTCCATCCCGACAGACGCCAACTCATCTTCTAGCCATGAGTCAAAGCTCGGCATTCCAGGTGGGAGAATATTCATCGCAAATTCCGAGGCCAGGCCAGGCGGCTTTTTTAAGTTCTTGGGCGCTGGAGGGCTGGCCGACGCCGGAACAATAGCCCTGATGTGA
- a CDS encoding 14-3-3 protein (similar to Metarhizium robertsii ARSEF 23 XP_007821903.2), protein MGHEDAVYLAKLAEQAERYEEMVDNMKIVASEDRDLTVEERNLLSVAYKNVIGARRASWRIVTSIEQKEESKGNSSQVTLIKEYRQKIEAELAKICDDILDVLDQHLIPSAKSGESKVFYHKMKGDYHRYLAEFAIGDRRKDSADKSLEAYKAATEVAQTELPPTHPIRLGLALNFSVFYYEILNAPDQACHLAKQAFDDAIAELDTLSEESYKDSTLIMQLLRDNLTLWTSSEAETGATGQADAPAKEEPAAAAEAPAATEETKASE, encoded by the exons ATGGGTCACGAAGATGCCGTCTACCTGGCCAAGCTCGCCGAGCAGGCTGAGCGATACGAAG AGATGGTCGACAACATGAAGATTGTCGCCTCTGAGGACCGCGACTTGACCGTCGAGGAGCGCAACCTTTTGTCCGTCGCCTACAAGAACGTCATCGGTGCCCGCCGTGCCTCTTGGAGGATAGTCACTTCTATTGAGCAGAAGGAGGAGTCTAAGGGCAACTCATCCCAGGTCACCCTCATCAAGGAGTACCGACAGAAGATCGAGGCCGAACTAGCTAAGATTTGCGACGATATCCTCGATGTCCTCGACCAGCACCTGATCCCTTCCGCCAAATCTGGCGAATCCAAGGTTTTCTACCACAAGAT GAAGGGCGACTACCACCGTTACCTTGCCGAGTTCGCCATTGGCGACCGTCGCAAGGACTCTGCCGATAAGTCCCTCGAGGCCTACAAGGCCGCTACTGAGGTTGCTCAGACCGAGCTGCCTCCCACGCACCCCATCCGCCTGGGTCTCGCCCTCAACTTCTCCGTTTTCTACTACGAGATCTTGAACGCCCCCGATCAGGCTTGCCATTTGGCTAAGCAGGCTTtcgatgatgccattgctg AGCTCGACACATTGAGTGAGGAGAGCTACAAGGACTCTACTCTCATCATGCAGCTCCTGCGTGACAACTTG ACCCTGTGGACTTCATCTGAGGCCGAAACTGGCGCCACTGGTCAAGCCGATGCTCCCGCTAAGGAggagcctgctgctgctgctgaggctcCTGCCGCCACCGAGGAGACCAAGGCTTCTGAATAA
- a CDS encoding ribosomal protein MRPL25 (similar to Metarhizium acridum CQMa 102 XP_007807356.1) has translation MASATKYIQLAKTLPEPLQRFFARWPPASIQTAGAAPTPYQEQRPDPFRVYKHPITGKWQDPMYSYRRQAQLVQMAREHGVEELLPETTKGTEYRLAHRVEHGLRVKGTGVGQKVKGHIHERHMIAKMEKRRKAMLEMPKLIKAWKRVGKRNWTKWPK, from the exons ATGGCCTCCGCAACCAAGTACATCCAACTGGCAAAGACGCTACCTGAGCCTTTGCAACGATTCTTTGCTCGATGGCCGCCAGCATCAATTCAAACCGCCGGCGCTGCTCCAACTCCGTATCAAGAGCAGCGACCTGATCCCTTCCGAGTCTACAAGCATCCCATCACAGGAAAATGGCAGGACCCGATGTACTCGTACCGCCGACAAGCGCAGCTGGTGCAAATGGCACGCGAGCACGGCGTCGAAGAACTGCTGCCCGAGACGACCAAGGGGACGGAATATCGACTTGCGCACCGTGTTGAGCATGGCTTGAGAGTCAAGGGTACTGGTGTTGGACAAAAGGTCAAGGGTCACATTCACGAACGACACATGATTGCAAA GAtggaaaagagaaggaaggcAATGCTGGAGATGCccaagctcatcaaggcATGGAAGAGG GTGGGAAAGAGAAACTGGACCAAATGGCCCAAATAA